One segment of Salvelinus alpinus chromosome 1, SLU_Salpinus.1, whole genome shotgun sequence DNA contains the following:
- the LOC139538053 gene encoding progestin and adipoQ receptor family member 3-like, which produces MPHKLLKLLLGSYQWLASYWPVLMPRGIRLYTFEQIPLFMKENPYITDGYRARLQSKLCLKSIFVLSNETVNIWTHLLGFLLFFLLGVNDMSTVLPASGANREDYVIYCIALFCFQVCMLCSAGYHMFSCHLSEKTCHRWLALDFVGISVGILGCYIPGVFYAFYCITFWRQVYLVTALALILAVFLAQIHPHYHSKEWRHQRTALFCSVAGYGIIPAGHWVWLNEGLGSAVVQLFLPRVIVMYLIAGAAFLFYISKIPERCFPGQLNYLGASHQVWHVLVVFLLYWWHQTAVYIMKFRHSQPCPPFYTQPGLID; this is translated from the exons ATGCCTCATAAACTCCTCAAGTTACTCCTGGGAAGTTACCAGTGGCTGGCCAGTTACTGGCCCGTCCTTATGCCGAGGGGAATCCGCCTGTACACATTTGAACAGATCCCGTTATTCATGAAAGAAAACCCATACATTACAGATGGATACAGAGCCCGTTTACAATCCAAACTTTGTTTAAAAAG CATCTTTGTGCTGTCCAATGAAACAGTCAACATATGGACTCATCTGTTGGGCTTCCTCCTGTTCTTCCTACTGGGGGTGAATGACATGTCTACAGTCCTGCCGGCTTCAGGTGCCAACAGAGAAGACTATGTCATCTATTGCATAGCACTCTTCTGCTTTCAG GTGTGTATGCTGTGTTCTGCAGGGTATCACATGTTCTCCTGCCACCTCTCAGAGAAGACGTGTCACCGCTGGTTGGCGCTGGACTTCGTTGGAATCTCTGTGGGAATCCTGGGCTGTTACATTCCAGGGGTCTTCTATGCCTTCTACTGCATCACT TTCTGGAGACAGGTGTACCTGGTGACTGCTCTAGCGTTGATATTGGCCGTGTTCTTAGCTCAGATCCACCCTCACTACCACTCTAAGGAGTGGCGACACCAGCGTACTGCCCTCTTCTGCTCCGTGGCTGGCTACGGGATCATCCCCGCCGGCCACTGGGTCTGGCTCAATGAAGGCCTCGGCTCAGCTGTCGTGCAG TTGTTCCTCCCTCGTGTGATTGTGATGTATTTGATAGCTGGAGCTGCGTTCCTCTTCTACATCTCTAAAATCCCAGAACGCTGCTTCCCAG GTCAACTGAACTATCTGGGTGCCAGCCACCAGGTGTGGCATGTCCTTGTGGTGTTTTTGCTCTACTGGTGGCACCAGACTGCAGTATATATAATGAAATTCAGGCACAGCCAGCCCTGCCCTCCTTTCTAcacccagcctggtctcatagactag